A window of the Candidatus Berkelbacteria bacterium genome harbors these coding sequences:
- the galT gene encoding galactose-1-phosphate uridylyltransferase, protein MPQLRQNIVTGEWVVIAPERAKRPTDYIVKRAVRTDAAAECNFCIHGSAYLERLPSFETERVYVIPNKYPAFLEDSKRCSSRSAQIENGFYTVRPSTGGHDVVIIKEHAINLPEFTPEVWHDLNTMIQKRVEYFYTTCNVVSVMPIYNHRNEAGASILHPHAQIFASNVVPNTIGHELHGAKQYFEKNGACVFCDLITHERELSKRIVFESETFIAFTFYAARFPFEIWLLPKGHSSRFEGIDGGKLAAFGEAMRQTLGALDQTLDDPPLNYAIHTLPASVESADHYHWHVEITPRLSTYGGFEIGSGMIIDVMSPEDAAKYLKDSN, encoded by the coding sequence ATGCCACAACTGCGTCAAAACATTGTCACTGGCGAGTGGGTGGTGATCGCACCCGAGCGCGCCAAACGCCCAACAGATTATATTGTCAAGCGAGCGGTGCGCACTGACGCCGCCGCGGAGTGTAATTTTTGTATTCATGGCTCGGCGTATCTCGAGCGCCTGCCAAGTTTTGAGACTGAACGCGTGTATGTTATTCCCAACAAATACCCGGCATTTCTTGAGGATTCAAAGCGGTGCAGTTCGCGTTCGGCGCAGATAGAGAATGGATTTTATACGGTTCGGCCGAGCACAGGTGGTCACGATGTCGTGATCATTAAGGAGCATGCAATAAACTTGCCGGAATTTACTCCAGAGGTCTGGCATGATCTGAATACAATGATTCAGAAGCGAGTCGAGTATTTTTATACGACTTGCAACGTCGTCAGCGTGATGCCGATTTATAATCATCGCAATGAAGCTGGGGCGTCAATTTTGCATCCTCATGCGCAGATTTTTGCTTCAAATGTTGTGCCGAACACAATTGGCCATGAACTTCATGGCGCCAAACAGTACTTCGAAAAAAATGGCGCCTGTGTTTTTTGTGATTTAATTACTCACGAACGCGAATTGTCTAAAAGGATTGTTTTTGAGAGCGAGACGTTTATCGCTTTTACATTCTATGCCGCTCGTTTCCCATTTGAGATTTGGCTCCTACCCAAAGGCCACTCTTCCCGTTTTGAGGGTATCGACGGGGGGAAATTGGCCGCCTTCGGAGAGGCGATGCGTCAAACGCTCGGCGCTCTTGATCAGACGCTTGACGATCCGCCGCTTAACTATGCTATTCATACCTTGCCCGCCAGCGTTGAAAGCGCTGACCATTACCATTGGCACGTTGAAATCACTCCTCGTCTTTCAACCTATGGCGGCTTTGAGATCGGCAGTGGCATGATTATCGATGTGATGAGCCCCGAAGACGCGGCAAAGTATCTCAAGGATAGTAATTAG
- a CDS encoding nucleotide exchange factor GrpE produces the protein MKKSSQTGNREEVEKLKAECAELKAGWQRTQADFENFRRRHEEERKFMRAWAVLDILLELAPILDNFTRAFEHLPAKETTWAIGFQHIQKQFEEVFKAHNLKRIQTLGETFDPTKHEALTEEETTDYPPGAVIREIEAGYEYNGKIVKPARVVVSAEKQTGERVGNHE, from the coding sequence ATGAAAAAAAGTTCGCAAACAGGTAATCGGGAAGAGGTGGAAAAACTAAAAGCTGAATGCGCCGAGCTCAAAGCGGGCTGGCAACGCACACAGGCTGATTTTGAAAACTTTCGACGTCGACATGAAGAAGAACGGAAATTCATGCGTGCATGGGCCGTGCTCGATATTCTCCTCGAACTTGCCCCCATACTCGATAACTTCACACGTGCTTTTGAGCATCTGCCCGCCAAAGAAACGACCTGGGCAATCGGTTTTCAACATATCCAAAAACAATTTGAAGAAGTTTTTAAAGCTCACAATCTCAAACGGATCCAAACCCTGGGTGAAACTTTTGACCCAACCAAGCACGAAGCTCTTACCGAAGAAGAAACGACTGACTATCCTCCAGGCGCCGTGATCCGTGAGATAGAGGCAGGCTATGAATATAATGGTAAAATAGTGAAACCAGCGCGCGTGGTAGTCAGCGCCGAGAAGCAAACAGGGGAGAGAGTAGGGAATCATGAGTAA
- a CDS encoding GDP-mannose 4,6-dehydratase — protein MRILVSGGAGFIGSHIVEAYRSLGHELAILDNFSTGLRENVHPDAKLYEVDLTDQSAVERAVREFEPELINHQAAHLSVPESVKKPQFNATVNILGFLNLMEAARRSVKRVIIASTGGALYGDTDQVPTPETHPTLPVSPYGVTKLTAEQYLHFYHTEYPEINWVALRYSNVYGPRQNPKGETGVIAVFLERMMTGQAATIYGDGLQTRDYVFVEDVARAHVAALDKGNGAYNIGTGQETNVKEIYAFLQKATDLIQEAQFGPARPGEQKRSALDCARAKTELDWEPMIELKEGVQRTVDWYKNRKS, from the coding sequence ATGAGAATTCTCGTGTCGGGTGGAGCGGGTTTTATTGGGTCGCATATCGTTGAAGCATATCGATCGTTAGGGCATGAGCTTGCCATTCTCGATAATTTCTCAACAGGATTGCGTGAAAATGTGCACCCGGACGCCAAACTTTATGAAGTTGATTTAACCGATCAATCGGCCGTAGAGCGCGCCGTGCGAGAATTCGAGCCCGAACTCATCAATCATCAAGCGGCTCATCTTTCAGTGCCTGAATCAGTGAAGAAGCCGCAGTTCAACGCCACGGTCAATATCTTGGGCTTTCTTAATTTAATGGAAGCCGCTCGTAGATCGGTTAAGCGCGTAATTATTGCCTCAACCGGCGGCGCGCTCTACGGCGACACCGATCAGGTGCCGACACCCGAAACCCATCCGACTTTGCCAGTTTCGCCTTACGGCGTGACTAAATTGACAGCCGAACAGTACTTGCACTTTTACCATACCGAGTACCCCGAAATTAACTGGGTAGCGCTTCGGTATTCCAATGTTTACGGCCCACGGCAAAATCCTAAAGGCGAAACCGGTGTGATCGCGGTTTTTCTCGAGCGAATGATGACTGGGCAAGCGGCCACGATCTATGGTGACGGTTTGCAAACGCGTGACTATGTTTTTGTTGAGGATGTGGCGCGCGCGCATGTGGCGGCTCTCGATAAGGGCAATGGCGCCTATAACATCGGCACTGGCCAGGAGACAAACGTCAAAGAAATTTATGCTTTTCTTCAAAAAGCGACTGATCTTATTCAAGAAGCACAGTTTGGACCAGCGCGTCCGGGTGAACAAAAGCGCTCGGCGCTTGACTGCGCACGCGCTAAAACTGAACTTGATTGGGAACCGATGATTGAACTTAAAGAAGGCGTTCAACGCACAGTCGATTGGTATAAGAATCGAAAAAGCTGA
- a CDS encoding HAD hydrolase-like protein produces the protein MKEFMEKQVPISNQAEGGSGSEAPVITNAPTPTTENPVANFVDLQLIEELTETNEELVEEQIDVGADQLTKEQSVSEQRIKDTSHQLTTVREHISEIAVILPICRAKAGEWDNSKLEGNAIKLELQPNAWVENICAVDFERLAEMGRRHVLLDVDNTLCLRNDTAVAASAVDYLKAMREQGAIEQLTLISNIGVWTRGGVARIRQIAEMLDTPHYVCACWPNIKPKPKPFQQAMSLIGGTPESTVIVGDQIFSDIRGGNRLGLYTILVDPLGPDHPITFWKRRRQERILKHLERRGVT, from the coding sequence ATGAAAGAGTTTATGGAGAAACAGGTTCCAATAAGCAATCAGGCCGAAGGTGGCAGTGGCAGTGAGGCACCAGTAATAACCAATGCGCCGACACCGACCACAGAAAATCCTGTGGCAAATTTTGTTGACCTGCAACTGATTGAAGAGCTAACAGAAACTAATGAAGAATTAGTCGAAGAGCAGATTGATGTTGGCGCAGATCAGTTGACGAAAGAGCAGTCGGTCAGCGAACAAAGGATTAAAGATACCTCTCATCAGCTGACAACTGTCCGCGAACACATCAGCGAAATTGCAGTCATTCTCCCAATTTGTAGAGCAAAAGCTGGGGAGTGGGATAATTCAAAGTTAGAAGGAAATGCAATTAAATTGGAGCTTCAGCCAAATGCATGGGTGGAAAACATCTGCGCAGTTGACTTTGAGCGATTAGCCGAAATGGGACGCAGACACGTCCTATTAGACGTTGACAACACACTATGCCTGCGCAACGACACTGCTGTGGCGGCAAGCGCGGTAGATTATCTGAAGGCAATGCGTGAACAAGGAGCGATTGAACAACTTACTCTCATTTCAAACATTGGTGTCTGGACACGAGGCGGTGTGGCGCGTATCCGGCAGATTGCAGAAATGCTTGATACGCCACATTATGTGTGTGCCTGCTGGCCCAACATTAAACCCAAGCCCAAGCCGTTTCAGCAAGCGATGTCGCTGATCGGCGGAACGCCGGAGAGTACCGTCATCGTCGGTGACCAAATCTTCTCGGACATCCGAGGAGGCAATCGTCTGGGTTTGTACACAATTTTGGTCGATCCGCTCGGTCCTGACCACCCGATCACTTTCTGGAAGCGACGCCGTCAAGAAAGGATACTCAAGCACCTCGAGCGACGCGGGGTAACGTGA
- a CDS encoding YebC/PmpR family DNA-binding transcriptional regulator encodes MSGHSKWAQIKRKKGATDVKRGVLFGKLAKQITVAARLDRNLEIAINTARAANMPRENIERAIQRGVGNVAGENQIGEALYEAYAPGGTALLITVLTDNCRRTLGALRAIFNKYGVNLAQAGGVRHLFDYRGIVEVARGEDPDATQLALIEAGVDDVLIEDERVIGYTTPQNLESVTQMLKLQTIVPLETRFAFVPKMTIEIDEPTRDKLLTLLEQIDDLEDIDSVETNATL; translated from the coding sequence ATGTCTGGTCACTCCAAGTGGGCGCAGATTAAACGCAAGAAGGGAGCGACTGATGTCAAACGAGGCGTTCTCTTTGGCAAACTCGCAAAACAAATTACCGTGGCCGCGCGTTTAGACAGAAATCTTGAAATCGCCATTAACACCGCGCGCGCCGCCAATATGCCTAGGGAAAATATCGAGCGAGCGATTCAACGCGGCGTCGGAAACGTGGCGGGCGAAAATCAAATTGGAGAAGCGCTCTATGAGGCGTACGCGCCAGGTGGAACGGCGCTACTGATCACTGTTTTAACAGATAATTGCAGGCGCACTCTTGGAGCGCTTCGGGCGATATTTAATAAATATGGAGTCAATCTTGCCCAAGCTGGAGGGGTGCGACATCTGTTTGATTATCGTGGGATCGTTGAAGTCGCGCGGGGAGAAGATCCCGACGCAACCCAGCTTGCGCTTATTGAGGCCGGAGTTGATGACGTTTTGATTGAAGATGAACGGGTGATTGGTTATACAACGCCTCAAAATTTAGAGTCGGTCACCCAAATGCTTAAGTTGCAGACCATCGTGCCGTTGGAAACTAGATTCGCCTTTGTGCCTAAAATGACAATCGAGATTGATGAGCCAACACGCGACAAGCTCCTGACACTTCTTGAACAGATCGATGATCTGGAAGATATAGATTCAGTTGAAACGAACGCCACTTTATGA
- the dnaK gene encoding molecular chaperone DnaK — protein sequence MSKIIGIDLGTTNSVVAVMEGGKPKVIPSAEGSNITPSIVALSKTNERLVGQIAKRQAITNPKNTIYSVKRFIGRRYDEAEVQRTKSLVPYELKQGADGAIQVKMGDKDYSSQEISAFILQKLKTDAEAYLGNKVTEAVITVPAYFNDAERQATKDAGKIAGLEVKRIINEPTASALAYGLDKSKEGKIAVYDLGGGTFDVTILEIGDGVFEVKSTAGDTHLGGDDFDQKVMEWIIDEFKKSEGIDLVKDTMALQRIKEAAEKAKIELSSNLETEINLPFITADASGPKHLVMRLTRAKLEALVDDLIERTRQPIEQALKDAKLSNKDIGEVILVGGQTRMPKVTQFVTEMFDKEPHKGVNPDEVVALGAAIQAGVLGGEVKDLLLLDVTPLTLGLETLGGVATPLIERNTTIPTSKEQIFSTAADSQTSVEIHVLQGERQMATDNRSLGRFILDGIPPARRGLPQIEVKFDIDANGILNVSAKDKATGKEQKIMIQSSSGLSETEIERMKKDAEAHADEDKKKRELIELKNRADTMVYTAEKTLKDAEGKVKPEGKRAVEDAILAVKGSLGKNDPEELKKHVETLEQKLNEVGAELYQQTSEPSGDEKSTDQKTDEKK from the coding sequence ATGAGTAAAATTATCGGGATTGATCTTGGTACAACTAATTCAGTTGTCGCAGTGATGGAGGGTGGCAAGCCGAAAGTTATCCCCTCGGCCGAAGGGAGCAATATCACGCCCTCAATTGTTGCGTTGAGTAAAACCAATGAACGACTCGTCGGCCAAATCGCCAAGCGTCAAGCGATTACAAACCCTAAAAATACTATCTATTCGGTTAAGCGTTTCATCGGTCGACGCTACGATGAAGCTGAAGTCCAAAGAACCAAGAGTCTCGTGCCCTACGAACTCAAACAAGGCGCCGACGGCGCAATTCAAGTTAAAATGGGCGATAAAGATTACTCATCGCAAGAAATTTCAGCTTTTATTTTGCAAAAACTTAAAACCGATGCCGAAGCTTATCTAGGCAACAAGGTAACCGAGGCGGTGATTACGGTGCCAGCTTACTTTAATGACGCAGAACGCCAGGCGACTAAAGATGCGGGCAAAATTGCCGGCCTGGAAGTGAAACGCATTATCAATGAACCAACGGCTTCCGCCTTGGCTTACGGTCTCGACAAAAGCAAAGAAGGCAAAATTGCCGTTTACGATCTGGGTGGCGGCACATTCGATGTAACGATCCTCGAGATTGGCGACGGTGTTTTTGAGGTCAAGTCAACGGCGGGCGACACTCATCTTGGCGGTGATGATTTCGATCAAAAAGTTATGGAATGGATTATCGACGAATTTAAAAAATCTGAAGGAATTGATCTTGTTAAAGACACCATGGCGCTCCAACGTATTAAGGAGGCGGCTGAAAAAGCTAAGATCGAACTCTCATCAAACTTGGAAACGGAAATTAATCTGCCTTTTATTACTGCCGACGCCAGCGGCCCGAAGCATTTAGTGATGCGCTTGACGCGCGCCAAACTTGAGGCGCTGGTTGATGATCTCATTGAGCGCACGCGCCAACCAATCGAGCAGGCGCTCAAAGACGCCAAGCTTTCAAATAAAGACATTGGGGAGGTAATTCTAGTCGGCGGCCAAACCCGCATGCCAAAGGTTACTCAATTTGTCACTGAAATGTTTGACAAGGAGCCACATAAAGGCGTTAACCCCGACGAAGTTGTGGCGCTCGGCGCGGCGATTCAAGCTGGAGTATTGGGCGGCGAAGTTAAGGATTTGCTTCTTTTAGATGTCACGCCGCTGACACTTGGCTTGGAAACTCTCGGCGGCGTTGCAACGCCTCTCATCGAGCGCAACACCACAATTCCAACGAGTAAGGAACAAATTTTCTCCACCGCCGCTGATTCACAAACTTCAGTTGAAATTCATGTTCTCCAGGGTGAACGGCAGATGGCGACAGATAATCGCTCGCTTGGCCGCTTTATTTTGGATGGCATCCCGCCCGCGCGGCGCGGTCTCCCCCAAATCGAGGTTAAATTCGATATCGACGCTAACGGCATTTTAAACGTTTCAGCCAAAGACAAAGCAACTGGTAAAGAGCAGAAAATCATGATTCAATCTTCCTCCGGACTTTCAGAAACAGAGATTGAACGCATGAAGAAAGATGCCGAGGCTCATGCAGACGAAGACAAAAAGAAACGGGAACTGATTGAGCTTAAAAATCGCGCCGATACAATGGTGTATACTGCTGAAAAGACCTTAAAAGACGCTGAAGGCAAGGTCAAGCCCGAGGGGAAACGAGCTGTGGAAGACGCAATTTTGGCGGTGAAAGGTTCGCTTGGAAAAAATGATCCTGAAGAACTGAAAAAGCACGTCGAAACGCTCGAACAAAAATTAAACGAAGTTGGCGCTGAACTCTACCAACAAACTTCCGAACCAAGTGGAGATGAAAAATCAACTGACCAGAAAACTGACGAGAAAAAATAA
- a CDS encoding metal-sensing transcriptional repressor: MKKPARERALHRIKIIQGHLKKIADMIEKDIYCIEIMTQSLAVQSGLKSLNKLLLAHHLEHCAVDQVRTGETEKMVQELTQLYDLEARS; this comes from the coding sequence ATGAAAAAGCCTGCGCGAGAACGCGCTTTGCATCGCATTAAAATTATCCAGGGGCATCTTAAGAAGATTGCTGATATGATTGAGAAGGATATCTATTGTATTGAAATTATGACTCAATCTTTAGCTGTTCAGTCGGGCCTAAAGAGTTTGAATAAATTACTACTTGCCCACCATCTTGAGCACTGCGCGGTCGATCAGGTGCGTACGGGAGAGACGGAAAAAATGGTTCAAGAATTAACCCAATTATATGACTTGGAAGCAAGGTCATAA
- a CDS encoding ComEC/Rec2 family competence protein: protein MIAVLGAIAALLASALALHNAYSWVQVPLAILILLLGIGFTLWRQAALPIILEESEYIGRIIIQSEPGPAGRQFAAYGELDSGLRVRLVFAPSLETEVHYGDELLITGALRPPEWNREFNERGFLLAHGAVGVLENETIEKTGQNLGNPIIDKIFRLRAWLLKHLSQTLEPPNDTLIAGILLGARTELAANLKEAFQRTGLTHILVASGSNVLVLALAVQFLLLPFGRRLSLYVSLALVVIFMILAGLDASVVRAGIFYAFTVLALLMGRQVHLPTTLLSVAGLLALINPWAPRFDISFQLSFAAVAGLFIFTPVFLKWLPAWSGREYLAPTLAAELATLPIILYYFNEVSIVAPLANVLVLPFVPALMGLGFLALILGWLPIIPWVTNGISTVILTVVSFFSAQTWASADLISASAKSILLIILLGMIGIMSVIRIRLNFQEVVGDER, encoded by the coding sequence TTGATCGCTGTTCTCGGTGCGATTGCGGCGCTTTTGGCGTCGGCTTTAGCTTTGCACAACGCCTATTCTTGGGTGCAGGTACCGTTGGCAATTTTAATTCTTTTACTTGGAATCGGCTTCACTCTTTGGCGTCAGGCCGCGCTCCCGATCATTCTTGAAGAATCTGAATATATTGGGCGAATTATTATCCAGTCGGAGCCGGGGCCAGCCGGGCGACAGTTCGCCGCTTATGGTGAATTAGATTCGGGGCTTCGCGTCCGACTCGTGTTTGCGCCATCACTGGAGACAGAAGTGCATTATGGAGATGAGCTGTTAATTACCGGCGCCTTGCGCCCACCCGAATGGAATCGAGAGTTTAACGAACGTGGTTTTCTCCTAGCGCATGGCGCTGTTGGTGTTTTAGAAAACGAAACGATTGAAAAAACTGGCCAGAACTTGGGTAATCCAATTATTGATAAAATTTTTCGTCTGCGCGCGTGGCTCTTAAAGCATCTCTCTCAAACGCTTGAGCCCCCGAATGATACGCTCATTGCTGGGATTCTCTTAGGCGCCAGAACAGAACTCGCGGCGAATCTCAAAGAGGCGTTTCAGCGCACCGGACTAACCCATATTTTAGTTGCGAGCGGTTCAAATGTTTTAGTGCTAGCGCTAGCGGTTCAATTTTTGCTTCTGCCGTTCGGCCGCCGCTTGAGTTTGTATGTAAGTCTTGCATTAGTGGTTATCTTCATGATTCTTGCGGGGCTCGACGCGTCAGTGGTCCGTGCCGGTATCTTTTATGCTTTCACGGTTCTTGCGCTCTTGATGGGTCGTCAAGTCCATCTTCCGACCACACTTTTGAGTGTTGCTGGTTTGCTTGCCCTTATTAACCCATGGGCGCCGCGCTTTGATATCTCATTCCAGTTATCTTTTGCTGCTGTTGCGGGTCTATTCATCTTCACGCCAGTTTTTTTGAAATGGCTACCTGCCTGGTCCGGTCGGGAGTATCTTGCGCCCACCCTGGCGGCTGAACTGGCAACTCTGCCAATTATTCTCTATTACTTTAATGAAGTCAGCATTGTCGCGCCGTTAGCGAATGTCCTTGTTTTACCTTTTGTGCCGGCGCTTATGGGCCTTGGCTTCCTGGCGCTAATTTTGGGCTGGTTGCCAATTATTCCTTGGGTAACTAATGGCATCAGCACAGTTATTCTCACAGTCGTCTCATTTTTCAGCGCGCAAACTTGGGCGAGCGCTGATTTAATCTCGGCTTCGGCAAAGTCGATCTTGCTCATAATTTTACTGGGAATGATTGGAATTATGTCGGTCATTAGAATTAGATTAAATTTCCAGGAGGTTGTGGGTGATGAACGCTAG
- a CDS encoding DUF1573 domain-containing protein codes for MDKTVWIILGLTGVLLAGLVLIASKTPSMSSAYSADDPNRPILVASETNFNFGKMRTDEERTATTTLRNDGKAPLEIKEVTTSCDCTFAKLTLADGTASPEFSMHGKTTWTGKIAPGESATAELIYRPSVMPVKGKVERSALIHTDDPVTPSLQLAFSAEVE; via the coding sequence ATGGATAAAACCGTTTGGATAATTCTTGGTCTGACCGGTGTTCTGCTCGCCGGTTTGGTATTGATCGCAAGTAAAACTCCCTCGATGAGTTCTGCTTATTCTGCCGATGATCCAAACCGGCCAATTTTGGTTGCATCTGAAACAAATTTCAACTTTGGCAAGATGCGAACCGACGAAGAGCGAACCGCAACGACCACCCTGCGCAACGACGGTAAGGCGCCGCTTGAAATCAAAGAAGTGACAACATCCTGCGACTGCACTTTTGCAAAATTAACTTTAGCCGACGGCACTGCTTCGCCAGAATTCAGCATGCACGGCAAAACAACCTGGACGGGCAAAATCGCGCCCGGCGAATCAGCAACGGCCGAACTTATCTACCGACCAAGTGTCATGCCAGTCAAAGGTAAAGTTGAGCGCTCGGCGCTTATCCACACCGATGATCCAGTCACGCCAAGCTTACAGTTAGCTTTCAGCGCCGAGGTAGAATGA
- a CDS encoding MBL fold metallo-hydrolase, with amino-acid sequence MNARRVRATRFNLFFLTALIVVGFVVQLLRQPIEASGQLIVRVLDIGQGDAILVTTPERDQILIDAGPGAEAVPVILRFLPAKRLTLVVATHNDADHIGGFPGLFERIQVDEVWLSGAIHTTQTFQAWLRAVQSSGAKVQIVKAGVERLIGTTRLIVLHPFEDFTGRRPDENHDATLVVKLTYGLTSALFTGDLDEKQEAALVARDSASLGATLLKVSHHGSEHGSTDAFLEAVHPKYGAISAGAENRYGHPHAQALERLAEHGIETYRTDLQGTLTFVSDGLSFHASSEK; translated from the coding sequence ATGAACGCTAGGCGCGTTCGCGCCACTCGCTTTAATCTTTTTTTCTTGACCGCGCTGATTGTGGTTGGTTTTGTTGTCCAACTTCTCCGCCAGCCAATCGAAGCCAGCGGTCAACTCATAGTCCGTGTTTTGGATATTGGTCAGGGGGATGCGATTCTCGTCACAACCCCAGAGCGAGATCAGATTTTAATTGATGCCGGACCCGGCGCTGAAGCCGTGCCGGTGATTTTACGCTTTTTGCCTGCAAAACGCTTAACTCTAGTCGTTGCAACGCATAACGATGCCGATCATATTGGCGGTTTTCCAGGGCTATTTGAACGTATCCAGGTTGATGAGGTCTGGCTTTCGGGTGCGATCCACACCACGCAAACTTTTCAGGCCTGGTTGCGAGCAGTGCAATCTTCGGGTGCGAAGGTTCAAATTGTTAAAGCAGGCGTTGAACGCTTAATTGGAACGACTCGCCTCATAGTTCTCCATCCTTTCGAGGATTTTACCGGTCGTCGGCCGGACGAGAATCATGACGCCACGCTAGTTGTTAAGCTCACCTATGGCTTAACGAGCGCACTTTTTACGGGCGATTTGGATGAAAAACAGGAAGCGGCGCTTGTAGCCAGAGATTCGGCGAGTTTAGGGGCAACGCTCTTAAAGGTTAGCCATCATGGCTCTGAACATGGCAGTACGGATGCGTTTCTTGAGGCCGTGCATCCAAAATATGGGGCAATTTCAGCTGGCGCCGAGAATCGTTATGGCCACCCGCACGCTCAAGCGCTTGAACGCTTGGCGGAGCATGGCATTGAGACCTATCGCACCGATTTACAGGGGACTTTAACATTTGTGAGTGATGGTCTATCGTTCCACGCAAGCAGTGAAAAATAA
- the ruvC gene encoding crossover junction endodeoxyribonuclease RuvC, with protein MRILGIDPGIGTTGWSVVEPSGHQAILEAAGTITTTLGLATAYRLAELCREIRTLIKRFKPREMAVERLFFSRNVTTALKVSEARGIVLLAAAEYNLPIYEYTPLQVKLAVTGYGKATKQQVGRMLLHHVQGAAIPNQDDAADAVAVAVTHVTSRTTISLQNLVGV; from the coding sequence ATGCGGATTCTTGGTATTGATCCAGGGATTGGAACGACTGGTTGGAGTGTGGTTGAGCCAAGTGGCCACCAGGCTATACTTGAGGCCGCAGGTACGATCACAACAACGCTTGGGCTTGCCACGGCCTATCGTTTAGCTGAACTTTGTCGAGAAATTCGCACCCTAATTAAACGTTTCAAGCCGCGTGAAATGGCCGTTGAGCGACTCTTTTTTAGCCGCAACGTAACCACAGCGCTTAAGGTGAGCGAGGCGCGCGGGATTGTTTTACTGGCGGCTGCGGAATATAATCTGCCAATCTACGAGTACACCCCGCTTCAAGTTAAATTAGCCGTTACTGGTTATGGCAAGGCCACTAAACAACAAGTCGGACGTATGTTGCTTCATCATGTCCAAGGGGCGGCTATCCCTAATCAAGATGATGCCGCCGACGCGGTGGCGGTGGCCGTTACTCATGTCACCAGCCGAACTACTATTAGTCTGCAAAATTTAGTTGGAGTTTAG
- a CDS encoding class I SAM-dependent methyltransferase, whose amino-acid sequence MSVLEVGCGDGSRSLNLARRCERLTAIDPEIDKIRESKLDQIPNTVFEAGKTEDLKFKNRSFDAVIFTLSLHHVPIPQMTTAINEAIRVVRPNGYIAFLGPTEDGSFFEAELKFDACDGDERPEKQAAYSAISNHHGLRQLTELDDETVFEFDSVDDFINSMDPKKIQTRLKRF is encoded by the coding sequence ATGTCGGTACTGGAAGTTGGCTGCGGTGATGGTTCTCGGTCGCTAAATCTTGCGCGCCGCTGCGAGCGACTGACCGCGATCGATCCCGAGATCGACAAAATTCGCGAGTCTAAGCTAGACCAAATTCCTAACACTGTTTTTGAAGCTGGAAAAACCGAGGATCTCAAATTTAAGAACCGATCATTTGATGCAGTCATCTTTACTCTTTCCCTTCACCACGTACCGATTCCCCAGATGACTACTGCCATCAATGAGGCAATCCGCGTCGTCCGACCCAACGGCTACATCGCGTTTCTCGGACCAACTGAAGATGGTTCATTCTTTGAAGCCGAACTGAAATTCGATGCTTGCGACGGTGATGAGCGACCAGAAAAACAGGCTGCTTATAGTGCTATTAGTAACCATCATGGCTTGCGCCAACTCACCGAACTTGATGATGAAACTGTTTTCGAGTTCGATTCAGTTGATGATTTTATTAACTCGATGGATCCAAAAAAAATACAAACAAGATTAAAACGTTTCTAG
- a CDS encoding DnaJ domain-containing protein — MMAKDYYSILGVSRSASQDEIKRAYRKLAQEHHPDKGGDSERFKEINEAYQALSDVNRRAQYDQFGTTDFGGRGGNYRSEDIFGGADFGFGGFGDVFESFFGRAFSQIQVEVQIKLTQALLGDTLNLQTNQGEQIELKLPPGTQDGQTFRFANKGAPYRGGKGDLLVTVRIAYPKRLSKKQRELVEQLQQEGI; from the coding sequence ATTATGGCTAAAGACTACTACAGCATTCTTGGTGTTTCTCGATCTGCATCCCAAGATGAGATTAAGCGCGCCTATCGCAAACTTGCCCAAGAGCATCACCCGGATAAAGGTGGGGATTCCGAGCGATTTAAAGAAATTAACGAGGCCTACCAAGCGCTTTCAGACGTAAACCGGCGCGCCCAGTATGATCAATTTGGCACGACTGATTTTGGTGGCCGCGGCGGCAATTATCGATCTGAAGACATCTTCGGCGGCGCCGATTTTGGCTTTGGCGGTTTTGGAGATGTTTTCGAAAGTTTCTTCGGCCGGGCTTTTTCACAAATCCAAGTTGAGGTGCAAATTAAACTTACTCAAGCGTTGCTTGGTGATACCCTCAATCTACAAACTAATCAGGGTGAACAAATTGAGCTCAAATTGCCGCCTGGCACACAAGATGGCCAAACCTTTCGCTTTGCCAACAAAGGCGCTCCTTACCGAGGCGGAAAGGGTGACTTGCTAGTAACGGTGCGCATCGCCTATCCCAAACGTCTCTCTAAAAAACAACGGGAACTCGTCGAACAACTTCAACAAGAAGGAATCTAA